A genomic region of Globicephala melas chromosome 9, mGloMel1.2, whole genome shotgun sequence contains the following coding sequences:
- the LOC115851803 gene encoding LOW QUALITY PROTEIN: olfactory receptor-like protein OLF3 (The sequence of the model RefSeq protein was modified relative to this genomic sequence to represent the inferred CDS: inserted 1 base in 1 codon; deleted 3 bases in 2 codons): MGADNHTLVREFILLGLSSDWDTRVALSALSVLFLVMYLVTVLGSFLIILLIRLDSRLQTPMYFFLTNLSLVDVSYATSIVPQMLVHFLAEHKGIPYVSCTAQLFSSLGLGGIELVLLAVMAYDRYVAVCDPLRYLVVMHGGLCTXLAITSWVSASVSSLMQTTITFQLSMHNKYIDHTSCELLAVVRLACVDTSSSEIAVMVSSIVLLMTPFCLVLLSYIQIISTTLKIQSTEGRKEAFHTCASHLAVVVVCCGVALFTYIQPRSSPSVFQEKSISLFCAILTPMLNPMIYSLRNKEVKGAFQKLLGQLSGLTSKLATR, encoded by the exons atgggagCAGATAACCATACTTTGGTGAGAGAATTCATTCTCCTTGGCCTGTCCAGTGACTGGGACACTCGGGTTgctctctct gctctctctgtCCTGTTCTTGGTTATGTACCTGGTGACAGTGCTGGGGAGCTTCCTCATTATTCTTCTGATCAGACTGGACAGCCGACTCCAGACTCCCATGTATTTCTTTCTCACCAACCTCTCCCTTGTTGATGTCTCTTATGCCACAAGCATTGTCCCTCAGATGCTGGTGCATTTTCTTGCAGAACATAAAGGAATCCCATATGTGAGCTGTACAGCCCAGTTATTTTCCTCCCTGGGCCTGGGTGGGATTGAGTTAGTTCTTCTGGCAGTGATGGCCTATGACCGCTATGTGGCTGTGTGTGACCCCCTGAGATACTTGGTCGTCATGCATGGAGGGCTCTGTA AGTTGGCTATCACATCCTGGGTCAGTGCCTCTGTCAGCTCTCTCATGCAGACCACCATCACCTTTCAGTTGTCCATG CACAACAAGTATATTGATCACACATCCTGCGAACTCCTAGCTGTGGTCAGGCTGGCCTGTGTGGACACCTCCTCCAGTGAGATCGCAGTCATGGTTTCTAGTATTGTTCTGCTGATGACACCTTTCTGCTTGGTTCTCTTGTCCTACATCCAGATCATCTCCACCACCCTAAAGATCCAGTCCacagaggggagaaaggaagcCTTCCACACCTGTGCCTCTCACCTCGCAGTAGTTGTCGTGTGCTGTGGCGTGGCCCTTTTCACTTACATCCAGCCACGCTCCAGCCCTTCTGTCTTTCAGGAGAAGTCGATCTCTCTCTTCTGTGCCATTTTGACACCCATGCTGAACCCCATGATTTACAGTCTGAGGAATAAGGAGGTGAAGGGGGCCTTTCAGAAACTACTAGGGCAGTTATCTGGATTAACGTCAAAACTGGCAACTCGATGA